In one Chloroflexota bacterium genomic region, the following are encoded:
- a CDS encoding Gfo/Idh/MocA family oxidoreductase, producing MSLETIRWGVIGAGNVFEYKSGPALYKTPHSELTAVMRTSIDKAHEVATRHGAKRWYTDAASLVNDPDVNAVYIASPHYLHPEHVALAARAKKIVLSEKPLGVTTTQAQACVDVCKKNGVPLTVAYYRRYWAITQAIKKFVHEGAIGRIVQARIGVSDWFSGDNERAWLLSREKSGGDALANVGAHWVDLVRYLLGEPREVVALCSSTASGFETDDTVGVDMRLDNDALVSLLVTRRTPVSTNEFDIFGTEGSIRVSSLVDGKLVLYRKGHDAEPMQFSRIGVMHSELVAALVPRMLRGEPSPLPGEEAVAVWRVMQAAYHSAEQGVRVKI from the coding sequence ATGTCACTAGAAACCATCCGCTGGGGTGTCATCGGCGCGGGAAATGTGTTCGAGTACAAGAGTGGTCCCGCGCTCTACAAAACGCCGCACTCTGAACTTACCGCCGTCATGCGAACGAGCATAGATAAAGCGCACGAGGTCGCCACGCGACACGGCGCGAAGCGTTGGTACACCGACGCAGCATCGCTCGTCAACGATCCCGATGTGAACGCGGTGTATATCGCGTCGCCGCACTATTTGCATCCCGAACACGTCGCACTCGCCGCGCGCGCCAAGAAAATCGTCTTGAGTGAAAAGCCGCTCGGCGTCACAACCACGCAAGCGCAAGCGTGTGTGGACGTGTGCAAAAAGAACGGCGTGCCACTGACGGTCGCGTACTATCGCCGATACTGGGCGATCACGCAAGCCATCAAGAAATTTGTACACGAAGGTGCGATCGGTCGCATCGTGCAAGCGCGCATCGGCGTGAGCGATTGGTTCAGCGGCGACAATGAACGCGCGTGGCTCTTGTCGCGCGAGAAATCCGGCGGCGACGCACTCGCGAACGTCGGCGCGCACTGGGTTGACCTCGTGCGTTACTTGCTCGGCGAACCGCGCGAGGTCGTCGCGCTGTGCTCGTCCACCGCCAGTGGATTCGAAACGGACGACACCGTCGGCGTGGACATGCGGCTCGACAACGACGCGCTCGTGTCGCTCCTCGTCACGCGACGCACGCCGGTCTCGACAAATGAATTCGACATCTTTGGCACCGAGGGAAGCATTCGCGTGTCTTCGCTCGTGGATGGCAAGTTGGTCTTGTATCGCAAAGGACACGACGCGGAGCCGATGCAATTTTCGCGCATTGGCGTGATGCACAGCGAACTCGTCGCCGCGCTCGTGCCGCGCATGTTGCGCGGCGAACCGTCACCGCTCCCCGGCGAAGAAGCCGTCGCCGTCTGGCGCGTGATGCAAGCCGCGTATCACTCCGCCGAGCAAGGCGTGCGAGTAAAAATCTAG
- a CDS encoding alcohol dehydrogenase catalytic domain-containing protein, whose amino-acid sequence MKAGVLYNDRDIRVGAAPDPRVAPDDVLIETGFAGICGTDVHIYRGEFHSRVKFPAIQGHEYGGIVREVGKNVTRFKPGDRVVVDPIVSCHACTACLTGHINACRTLKLFGVDLDGGFGQYTAIPASHVFALPDNVPMKFAPMVEMYGLGHHVLQRGLVQPGESVVILGAGKLGLSVLDVLCHSVSPGLTIVTDFQPFRLETARKLGADYAINVHDQDPVARVNEITQGAGVDVVIETIGHYHEFPGQDAPLQQAVKMIRTAGRIVACGLGEQLSPVHFKTLVIKEAQLIASRVTCGEFPRAIRMMSKGILHPELLVTHQMPIRDITRAFAQADSDQPDTIKIVLDVQET is encoded by the coding sequence ATGAAGGCAGGCGTTCTCTACAATGATCGTGACATTCGCGTCGGCGCTGCGCCCGACCCGCGCGTTGCGCCAGACGATGTGCTCATCGAAACGGGATTCGCCGGAATTTGCGGCACGGACGTGCACATCTATCGCGGCGAGTTTCATAGCCGCGTCAAGTTTCCCGCGATTCAAGGACACGAGTATGGCGGCATTGTGCGCGAGGTCGGCAAGAATGTGACGCGATTCAAACCGGGCGACCGCGTCGTCGTTGATCCGATTGTATCGTGTCACGCGTGTACCGCGTGTTTGACGGGACATATCAACGCGTGCCGCACGCTGAAATTGTTCGGCGTTGATCTCGACGGCGGCTTTGGACAATACACCGCGATTCCCGCGAGCCATGTGTTCGCCCTGCCGGATAACGTGCCGATGAAATTCGCGCCGATGGTCGAGATGTACGGGCTGGGTCATCACGTCCTGCAACGTGGCTTGGTTCAACCGGGTGAGAGTGTTGTGATCCTGGGTGCAGGCAAACTAGGTCTCTCGGTGCTCGATGTGTTGTGCCACAGCGTCAGCCCCGGTCTCACCATCGTCACCGATTTTCAACCGTTCCGCTTGGAGACCGCACGCAAACTCGGCGCGGATTACGCGATCAATGTGCATGACCAAGACCCAGTTGCGCGCGTGAACGAAATCACTCAGGGCGCGGGCGTGGATGTTGTCATCGAGACGATTGGGCATTATCACGAATTCCCCGGTCAAGACGCGCCGCTGCAACAAGCGGTCAAGATGATTCGCACCGCGGGTCGCATCGTCGCGTGCGGACTCGGCGAACAACTTTCGCCGGTGCATTTCAAGACGCTCGTCATCAAAGAAGCGCAACTCATCGCGTCGCGCGTGACGTGTGGCGAATTTCCGCGCGCGATTCGAATGATGTCGAAAGGCATCCTGCATCCCGAATTGCTCGTCACGCATCAAATGCCGATTCGCGATATTACACGCGCGTTCGCGCAAGCCGACTCCGACCAACCCGATACGATCAAGATCGTGCTGGATGTGCAGGAAACATAA
- a CDS encoding Ldh family oxidoreductase, which produces MSNEIRINHSNLIAAIRSALEHAGVPAHIAQIEAEIMAEADLMGVPSHGVRMLPGLVRAIHEGRASANPSITLTRERGATCVLDGDNGPGRFVSLQAMNRAVEKSKLFGIGACMATRVTHWGRAFAYAYRAAQAGAIGICMTNAVPNMLGWNSTRPLLGNNPLAIGVPRGQREPVVLDLAMSQAALGKVGTFSREGKDAPTGWGLDKDGNPTNDPQEILASGRLLPFGDHKGTGLAVMMELLTGALSGMMLSQEVVAIDHSGLDPNTSKLFIALDPDAFSTREQLANKFEQLAAWLRDAEPGLDITFPGDRSWQTREINLRDGIPIHRDIIAQLLAVGVELS; this is translated from the coding sequence ATGAGTAACGAAATTCGTATCAATCACTCCAACCTCATCGCCGCGATTCGCAGTGCGCTAGAACACGCCGGCGTGCCGGCGCACATCGCGCAAATCGAAGCCGAGATAATGGCAGAAGCAGATTTGATGGGAGTGCCTTCACACGGCGTTCGCATGTTGCCCGGTCTCGTGCGCGCGATTCACGAAGGCAGGGCGAGCGCCAATCCCAGCATCACGCTCACGCGCGAACGCGGCGCAACGTGCGTGCTCGACGGCGACAATGGACCTGGACGATTCGTTTCGCTCCAAGCGATGAATCGCGCGGTCGAAAAATCAAAATTGTTTGGCATCGGCGCGTGCATGGCGACGCGTGTGACGCACTGGGGACGCGCGTTCGCGTATGCGTACCGTGCCGCGCAAGCCGGGGCGATTGGCATTTGCATGACGAACGCGGTACCGAACATGCTGGGTTGGAATTCGACGCGACCATTGCTCGGCAACAACCCGCTTGCGATTGGCGTGCCGCGCGGACAACGCGAACCGGTCGTGCTCGACCTTGCGATGAGCCAAGCCGCGCTCGGCAAAGTGGGAACGTTTTCGCGCGAAGGCAAGGACGCGCCAACGGGCTGGGGCTTGGACAAGGACGGCAATCCAACGAACGACCCGCAAGAAATTCTCGCGAGCGGTCGCCTGTTGCCGTTCGGCGATCACAAGGGCACGGGGCTGGCGGTGATGATGGAACTGCTCACTGGCGCGCTATCGGGGATGATGCTTTCGCAAGAGGTTGTCGCGATTGACCACTCTGGACTTGACCCGAACACGAGCAAACTTTTTATCGCACTCGACCCGGATGCGTTTAGTACACGCGAACAACTCGCGAACAAATTCGAGCAACTTGCCGCGTGGTTGCGCGACGCCGAACCTGGATTGGACATTACGTTTCCCGGCGACCGCAGTTGGCAAACGCGCGAAATAAATCTGCGCGATGGCATCCCGATTCATCGGGACATCATCGCGCAGTTGCTAGCGGTGGGGGTTGAGTTGAGTTGA